A DNA window from Carnobacterium funditum DSM 5970 contains the following coding sequences:
- a CDS encoding TVP38/TMEM64 family protein encodes MKKSDGLILLSILAFLLVLFFLNQTVFNIEAETIQSEIIELGVIAPFVYVFFYSVRPLILFPASVLSLAGGLAFGPLYGTLLTLTGASIGAYLSFLVSRKVGSKWIEKKGGHRVLKLKDSLEQKGFIVVLVMRLVPLFPFDLVSYTAGLSKIKTRDFMLATVLGMIPGTFVYTFLGANALSSNMGRVALAGGLFIVITLIPTLFQKKIRKLLKMKDESEE; translated from the coding sequence ATGAAGAAAAGTGATGGGCTTATTTTACTCAGTATCCTTGCTTTTTTACTCGTACTATTCTTTTTAAATCAAACCGTATTTAACATAGAAGCAGAAACGATACAAAGTGAAATAATTGAATTAGGAGTCATTGCACCGTTCGTTTATGTATTTTTTTATTCGGTACGGCCATTAATTCTTTTTCCAGCATCCGTTTTATCTTTAGCCGGAGGGCTTGCATTTGGACCCTTATATGGAACCCTTTTAACACTTACCGGTGCATCGATAGGCGCCTATCTATCCTTTTTAGTCTCACGAAAAGTTGGGAGCAAATGGATAGAAAAAAAGGGAGGTCATCGCGTTTTGAAATTGAAAGATAGTTTAGAACAGAAAGGCTTTATCGTTGTGTTGGTAATGAGACTAGTTCCACTCTTTCCATTTGATTTAGTCAGTTATACAGCAGGATTATCTAAAATAAAAACAAGAGACTTTATGTTGGCAACGGTACTTGGAATGATACCAGGTACATTCGTGTATACCTTTTTAGGGGCTAATGCATTGTCATCTAATATGGGAAGGGTTGCATTAGCAGGGGGACTGTTTATTGTTATTACGCTGATTCCAACCTTATTCCAGAAAAAAATCCGCAAACTATTAAAGATGAAGGATGAAAGTGAGGAGTAA
- a CDS encoding dihydrolipoyl dehydrogenase family protein: protein MKKYDVIVIGGGAGGLTVASGASSLGAKVALVEKGQYLGGDCLHVGCVPSKALIQAAKDSYTARNKATKLGLHFSGEIDMKEVKKRVQASISTIQEQDSDERFSNMGIDIYKGSGEFTSKNIFRIKDTEIYGKRIIIATGSRPFVPKIEGLEEAGYWTNETLFQQEVLPKELLVLGGGPIGLELAQAMARLGSVVTVVEQKDSLLSTEDATIQKAAVKVLESELTFYLNAEVKKVVVQNDKKIVTVDKNGQQIELVVDEILVAVGRLPNSDSLHLEKIGIEVDKRGHILTNEKLQTNLSTIYAIGDVNGKFPFTHVAGEEGKTVVQNAVLGFPKKMKYNQIPWIIYTDPEIFHIGLTEQDAKEKGIAVSIYEIPLAEVDRFVADHEDRGLVKILTNSKGKIVGAHAFGKGAGDWMQTIVFAIAQNHKIGELSQMIYPYPNHAAAIQRTADLYWREKLFSGFLPKLSKKYIQWFR, encoded by the coding sequence ATGAAAAAATATGATGTAATCGTAATAGGTGGAGGAGCGGGCGGTCTAACCGTCGCTTCAGGGGCAAGTTCCCTTGGAGCCAAAGTAGCATTAGTTGAAAAAGGACAGTATCTCGGCGGCGACTGTCTACATGTTGGATGTGTGCCTTCAAAAGCATTGATTCAAGCCGCGAAAGATAGTTACACAGCAAGAAATAAAGCCACGAAGTTAGGACTCCATTTTTCTGGGGAGATAGATATGAAAGAAGTGAAAAAACGAGTTCAAGCATCTATTTCAACGATTCAAGAACAGGATAGTGATGAGCGTTTTTCAAATATGGGAATAGATATCTATAAAGGGAGTGGTGAATTCACTTCTAAAAATATTTTTAGGATAAAAGATACTGAAATTTATGGGAAGCGGATCATCATTGCTACCGGTTCAAGACCATTTGTTCCAAAAATTGAGGGACTAGAAGAAGCAGGATATTGGACGAATGAAACGTTATTTCAACAAGAAGTTCTACCAAAAGAATTGCTAGTACTTGGAGGTGGACCGATAGGCTTAGAGTTAGCACAGGCTATGGCTCGTTTGGGATCGGTTGTTACTGTCGTAGAACAAAAAGACTCTCTTTTGAGTACAGAAGACGCTACAATTCAAAAAGCTGCAGTAAAAGTACTTGAATCTGAATTAACGTTTTATCTGAATGCTGAAGTTAAAAAGGTTGTCGTTCAAAACGATAAAAAAATAGTGACTGTGGATAAAAATGGCCAACAGATAGAGTTAGTAGTGGATGAAATTTTAGTAGCGGTAGGACGTCTCCCAAATAGTGATTCACTTCATTTAGAGAAAATAGGTATTGAAGTGGATAAAAGAGGTCATATTTTGACGAATGAAAAGTTACAAACAAACCTTTCGACTATTTATGCGATTGGGGATGTGAATGGTAAATTTCCATTTACACACGTAGCTGGAGAAGAAGGAAAGACCGTTGTACAAAATGCTGTATTAGGATTCCCTAAAAAGATGAAATACAATCAAATACCTTGGATTATCTATACAGATCCTGAAATATTCCATATTGGTTTAACAGAACAAGATGCAAAAGAAAAAGGGATAGCAGTCTCTATTTACGAGATTCCTCTTGCAGAAGTGGATCGTTTTGTAGCGGACCATGAGGATAGAGGACTTGTCAAAATACTGACAAACTCTAAAGGGAAGATAGTAGGTGCGCATGCATTTGGCAAAGGAGCGGGTGATTGGATGCAAACCATCGTATTTGCAATCGCACAAAATCATAAGATTGGAGAACTTTCTCAAATGATTTATCCGTATCCTAATCATGCAGCGGCTATTCAACGCACAGCAGATTTATATTGGAGAGAGAAACTATTCTCGGGTTTTCTTCCGAAACTATCTAAAAAATATATTCAATGGTTTAGGTGA
- a CDS encoding CDP-alcohol phosphatidyltransferase family protein, producing the protein MLDTHARKYVQPAIEKIARIFLKVGWSANQVTWCAFFIGVSSGVFVYMQQPLIAVLVLWISGFLDAVDGTMARLSKPSLWGTVLDITFDRIVEISVILGLAFAFPASQGALLLLSVSIILSMTIFLTVGAVSEKKGIKTFYYQAGLAERTEGFILFSLMVLLNTYLIGFTLLFFVIELVTAIQRLMEARRILSK; encoded by the coding sequence ATGCTTGATACTCACGCAAGAAAATATGTTCAACCGGCTATAGAAAAAATAGCACGAATCTTTTTGAAGGTTGGATGGAGTGCAAATCAGGTAACGTGGTGTGCTTTTTTTATAGGTGTTTCTTCAGGAGTGTTTGTTTATATGCAACAACCCTTGATAGCTGTTTTAGTATTATGGATTTCTGGATTTTTAGATGCGGTAGATGGAACAATGGCGCGATTATCTAAACCCTCACTTTGGGGAACGGTACTTGATATTACGTTTGATCGAATCGTTGAGATTAGTGTCATTTTAGGATTAGCATTCGCTTTCCCAGCTTCACAAGGAGCACTTTTGTTACTCAGTGTTTCGATTATTCTGTCGATGACAATCTTTCTCACAGTAGGAGCGGTATCAGAAAAAAAGGGGATAAAAACTTTTTACTATCAAGCAGGTCTAGCGGAAAGAACAGAAGGATTCATCTTATTCTCACTCATGGTTCTCCTTAACACTTATTTGATTGGATTCACTCTTCTCTTTTTCGTGATTGAGTTAGTTACAGCAATTCAAAGACTAATGGAAGCAAGACGGATTTTAAGTAAGTAG
- the glpO gene encoding type 1 glycerol-3-phosphate oxidase, producing the protein MNFSSETRQQTIENVKKTQLDVLIIGGGITGAGVALQASAAGMETALIEMQDFSEGTSSRSTKLVHGGIRYLKTFDVEVVADTVTERAVVQSIAPHIPKPAPMLLPIYDEANATFNMFSVKVAMNLYDQLANVTGSKYANYTLTTEEVLKREPYLKKDGLLGGGVYLDYKNNDARLVIENIKQAAADGGHMLSRVKAIGFIYNQDGQIEGVHAKDRVTNETFDIKANLVINTGGPWVDQIRQLDKSKEVIPQMRPTKGIHLVIKSSRLPVPQPTYLDTGKNDGRMFFVVPRENKTYFGTTDTDYQGDYLNPMVEKEDVDYLLECVNYRYPAADITLADVESSWVGLRPLISTNGGSDYNGGDNGKITDDSFTKVVDIVTKYKEKMVDRFAVEEVLSGLESELSEGEDNPSAVSRGSDLTREEDGLITLSGGKITDYRKMAEGALILIQKLLKSEFQKEYTLVDSKTYQVSGGKMDPQKVEETLAELVKEGIKKGLSEKEATYLADLYGTNAPLVFSKAKEMKAFPGLGLGESLSLDYAMNAEMTLTPADFLVRRTNYMLFMRDSLDAVKEPVIEAMADRLNWTQEEKSSYITELNKAINDSDLTELKEER; encoded by the coding sequence ATGAATTTTTCAAGTGAAACACGACAACAAACAATTGAAAATGTAAAAAAAACGCAATTAGATGTGTTAATTATTGGAGGAGGAATCACAGGTGCGGGTGTTGCGCTCCAAGCGAGCGCAGCTGGTATGGAGACTGCTTTAATAGAAATGCAAGATTTTTCAGAAGGCACCTCTTCTCGATCAACAAAATTAGTCCATGGCGGCATTCGTTATTTGAAGACTTTCGATGTTGAAGTAGTAGCTGATACTGTAACAGAGCGAGCAGTTGTGCAAAGCATTGCTCCCCATATTCCAAAACCAGCACCAATGCTGTTACCCATCTACGATGAAGCAAATGCTACTTTCAATATGTTTTCTGTTAAAGTTGCAATGAATTTATATGACCAACTCGCTAATGTTACGGGTAGTAAATATGCAAACTATACGTTAACGACTGAAGAAGTATTGAAAAGAGAACCTTACTTGAAGAAAGATGGTTTACTTGGTGGTGGCGTTTATCTTGATTATAAAAATAATGACGCTCGACTAGTTATTGAGAATATTAAACAAGCAGCAGCTGATGGTGGACATATGCTTAGTCGAGTAAAAGCCATTGGATTTATTTATAATCAAGATGGTCAAATAGAAGGCGTCCATGCCAAAGATAGAGTAACAAATGAGACATTTGATATTAAAGCTAACCTTGTTATTAATACAGGGGGACCTTGGGTGGATCAAATTCGCCAATTAGATAAATCAAAAGAGGTTATTCCTCAAATGAGACCCACAAAAGGGATTCATTTAGTCATTAAAAGCAGTAGATTACCTGTTCCTCAACCGACTTATTTAGATACTGGGAAAAATGATGGTCGCATGTTCTTTGTTGTTCCTAGAGAGAATAAAACGTATTTTGGGACAACCGATACAGACTACCAGGGCGATTATTTGAATCCAATGGTCGAAAAAGAAGATGTTGATTATCTATTAGAATGTGTGAACTATCGCTACCCAGCAGCTGACATAACCTTAGCAGATGTTGAATCTAGCTGGGTTGGATTACGCCCATTGATTTCAACAAATGGTGGATCAGATTATAATGGTGGCGACAATGGCAAGATTACAGACGATAGTTTTACTAAAGTCGTTGATATTGTTACAAAGTATAAAGAAAAAATGGTTGATCGATTTGCAGTAGAAGAGGTTTTAAGTGGTTTAGAAAGTGAATTATCAGAAGGCGAAGATAATCCTTCAGCTGTTTCTCGCGGAAGCGACTTAACTCGTGAAGAAGATGGGTTAATTACATTATCTGGGGGGAAAATTACAGATTATCGTAAAATGGCAGAAGGTGCTCTAATCTTAATTCAAAAGTTATTGAAATCAGAGTTCCAAAAAGAGTATACGCTAGTTGATTCTAAGACTTACCAAGTTTCAGGTGGGAAAATGGATCCACAAAAAGTTGAAGAAACGTTAGCTGAATTAGTTAAGGAGGGAATAAAAAAAGGCTTGTCAGAAAAAGAAGCGACTTATTTAGCTGATTTATATGGCACAAATGCGCCGTTAGTCTTTAGTAAAGCCAAAGAAATGAAAGCCTTCCCAGGATTAGGATTGGGCGAAAGTTTAAGTTTAGATTATGCTATGAATGCAGAAATGACGTTAACACCTGCTGACTTTTTAGTTCGTCGGACGAATTATATGTTGTTTATGCGTGATAGCTTAGACGCAGTGAAAGAACCCGTTATTGAAGCGATGGCAGATAGGCTTAACTGGACTCAAGAAGAAAAATCTAGCTATATTACTGAGTTAAACAAAGCAATTAACGACTCAGACTTAACTGAATTGAAAGAGGAGAGATAA
- a CDS encoding ABC transporter ATP-binding protein, producing the protein MKKTYIKLTNLSKIYEHQKIIAIDQLSIQKGEIVSMIGPSGIGKTTLLKMVAGLVEYDSGEIIIDGYSMSGISPQERPVVYLFQESLLFPHLNLLENVTFGLKMAKVKKKARNQMGVDMLEKVGLKDYTERYPHELSGGQKQRVALARSLVMKPKVLLLDEPFSNLDPELRKDTRRWMKQLLKEEEMTVLFVTHDLEEAMALGDRVAILGESKLQQVASPSELYDAPINSYVTTFLQSGIWREKRFISENRLVFTDAKRLGKQGSWKAEVIETFYKAGEYYTVILLSDTGEKLTLKGSKKTSVGSVVYIKEK; encoded by the coding sequence ATGAAAAAGACCTATATAAAACTTACAAATTTATCGAAAATATATGAACATCAAAAAATTATAGCTATTGATCAACTATCCATCCAAAAGGGAGAAATTGTCTCTATGATTGGACCTTCAGGAATTGGGAAAACCACACTATTAAAAATGGTAGCTGGATTAGTAGAATATGATTCAGGAGAGATTATCATTGATGGTTATTCGATGAGTGGAATATCACCACAAGAACGTCCAGTCGTTTACCTGTTTCAAGAATCCCTCTTGTTTCCGCATTTGAATTTGCTTGAAAATGTAACCTTTGGACTAAAAATGGCTAAAGTAAAAAAAAAGGCACGCAATCAAATGGGCGTTGATATGTTAGAAAAAGTCGGATTAAAAGATTATACAGAGCGTTATCCTCATGAATTGTCAGGAGGACAAAAACAGCGTGTAGCTTTAGCAAGGTCGTTAGTGATGAAGCCAAAAGTACTCCTTTTAGATGAACCTTTTTCTAATTTGGATCCTGAGTTGAGGAAAGATACAAGACGCTGGATGAAGCAGTTATTAAAAGAAGAAGAAATGACTGTTTTATTCGTTACCCATGATTTAGAAGAGGCAATGGCGCTAGGAGATCGCGTGGCCATTCTTGGAGAGAGCAAATTGCAACAAGTGGCAAGTCCAAGTGAATTATATGATGCACCAATCAATTCGTATGTCACAACTTTTCTACAAAGCGGCATTTGGCGAGAAAAACGTTTTATTTCTGAAAATAGATTAGTCTTTACAGATGCTAAACGGTTAGGGAAACAAGGTTCATGGAAGGCAGAAGTAATCGAAACTTTTTATAAAGCAGGAGAGTACTATACAGTTATCCTATTGTCAGATACGGGAGAAAAATTAACCTTGAAAGGATCCAAAAAAACTTCTGTAGGAAGTGTCGTTTATATAAAAGAAAAATAG
- the glpK gene encoding glycerol kinase GlpK produces the protein MTEKKYIMSIDQGTTSSRAIIYDKNGRNVGNSQKEFTQFFPNDGWVEHSANEIWNSVQSVIAGAFIESGIRPNEIAGIGITNQRETTVVWDKKTGLPIYNAVVWQSRQSSPIADQLKEDGYADFFHKKTGLIIDAYFSATKVRWILDHVEGAQERAEKGELLFGTIDTWLVWKLTDGGSHVTDYSNASRTMMFNIHELDWDQEILDLLNIPKVMLPKACSNSEVYGHTRSFHFYGAEVPISGMAGDQQAALFGQMAFEPGMVKNTYGTGSFIVMNTGETPTLSKNNLLTTIGYGINGKVYYAIEGSVFVTGSAIQWLRDGLEIIKNASETEKIAVESTSADELFVVPAFTGLGAPYWDSQARGAIFGITRGTTRSDLVKATLQSIAYQVRDVIDTMKEDTGIDIPLLKVDGGAANNDYLLQFQADILNSSVQRPRDLETTALGAAFLAGLAVGFWKDLDELKEFYEAGEAFEPSMPAEKREELYDGWKQAVAATQMFKPTSK, from the coding sequence ATGACAGAAAAAAAATACATTATGTCGATTGACCAAGGAACAACAAGTTCAAGAGCGATTATTTACGATAAGAACGGAAGAAATGTAGGGAATTCTCAAAAAGAGTTTACACAATTCTTTCCCAATGATGGTTGGGTAGAACACAGCGCGAACGAAATTTGGAATTCTGTTCAGTCTGTTATTGCTGGAGCTTTTATTGAATCAGGTATCCGGCCAAATGAAATTGCTGGTATCGGTATTACAAACCAACGTGAAACAACTGTTGTCTGGGATAAAAAAACAGGTTTACCAATATATAATGCGGTTGTATGGCAGTCTCGTCAATCTTCACCAATTGCGGATCAACTAAAAGAAGATGGGTATGCTGACTTCTTCCATAAAAAAACAGGTTTAATCATTGATGCTTATTTTTCAGCAACGAAAGTTCGTTGGATTTTAGATCATGTAGAAGGTGCACAAGAGCGAGCTGAAAAAGGGGAGTTACTTTTCGGAACAATTGATACATGGTTGGTTTGGAAATTAACGGATGGTGGTTCACACGTAACAGACTATTCCAATGCAAGTAGGACAATGATGTTTAATATTCACGAGTTAGACTGGGACCAAGAAATTCTAGACTTATTAAACATTCCTAAAGTGATGTTACCAAAAGCTTGTTCTAACTCTGAAGTTTACGGTCATACACGTAGTTTCCATTTTTACGGAGCAGAAGTTCCAATCTCAGGAATGGCAGGAGACCAACAAGCTGCATTATTTGGACAAATGGCTTTCGAACCAGGGATGGTTAAAAATACTTATGGTACAGGGTCATTTATTGTAATGAATACGGGTGAAACGCCTACTTTATCTAAAAATAATTTATTGACAACGATTGGTTACGGGATAAACGGTAAGGTTTACTATGCGATTGAAGGAAGTGTTTTCGTAACAGGTTCTGCCATTCAGTGGTTAAGAGATGGACTAGAAATAATTAAAAATGCTAGTGAAACAGAAAAAATCGCGGTGGAATCAACAAGTGCGGATGAGCTTTTTGTAGTACCAGCTTTCACTGGCTTAGGAGCACCTTATTGGGATTCTCAAGCTCGTGGCGCTATTTTCGGAATTACTCGTGGAACAACAAGATCCGATCTTGTTAAAGCAACTTTGCAATCCATTGCTTATCAAGTTAGAGATGTCATTGATACAATGAAAGAAGATACAGGCATTGACATTCCTTTACTAAAAGTCGATGGTGGCGCAGCAAACAACGATTATTTGTTGCAATTCCAAGCAGACATCTTAAATTCTTCTGTTCAAAGACCGCGTGATTTAGAAACAACTGCTTTAGGTGCTGCATTCTTAGCAGGTTTAGCTGTTGGATTCTGGAAAGATTTAGATGAATTAAAAGAATTTTATGAAGCCGGCGAAGCCTTTGAACCATCTATGCCAGCAGAAAAGCGTGAAGAGTTATATGACGGTTGGAAACAAGCTGTCGCTGCTACACAAATGTTCAAACCTACCTCAAAATAA
- a CDS encoding FAD-dependent oxidoreductase, which yields MSKLVLIGGGHAHLIFLRELLTTSIPHEIVLISADPYQYYSGMFSGFTEGLYEKEDIRVNIEQLCHRASVKFVADTIIRLNPLDKTIEGSSGHTYSFDTISVNIGSSISKLVNSTAIKSIKPNYKFTTIIEAFRLGEQPVIIGGGSAGVELALTTAAWRKTNKKEANVKLISSSPLLSSYGRKASIKIRQVVKRKGLEVFENERIEHLDQNFLITDRNHKIKWSHLLSLTGPVASPLFTENILLKDANGFLLVKNTLQHKQYPFIFGAGDCATVEEYPLLPKNGVYAVRQGQLLTQNLKRYLENQDLLPFIPQKRFLSILSTGNQEGLLTYGPFYLHGKIPWRIKHHIDKRFIDSFRF from the coding sequence ATGAGTAAATTAGTCCTTATCGGTGGTGGTCACGCGCACCTTATATTTCTTCGCGAACTACTTACAACCTCTATTCCGCATGAAATTGTTCTTATTTCTGCAGACCCTTATCAGTACTATTCAGGAATGTTTTCAGGGTTTACAGAAGGACTATATGAAAAGGAAGATATCCGCGTTAACATCGAACAACTCTGTCATAGAGCTTCTGTAAAATTTGTTGCGGACACAATCATTAGATTGAACCCTCTAGACAAAACCATTGAAGGAAGTTCTGGTCATACCTATTCTTTTGATACGATTTCCGTTAACATTGGATCCAGTATTTCTAAATTAGTTAACTCCACTGCTATCAAAAGTATTAAACCGAATTATAAGTTTACTACTATTATAGAAGCATTCAGATTAGGTGAACAGCCTGTAATCATTGGAGGTGGTTCCGCAGGGGTTGAGCTAGCACTAACTACAGCCGCTTGGAGAAAGACAAACAAGAAAGAAGCGAATGTAAAATTAATCAGTTCATCTCCTCTACTTTCTTCTTATGGAAGAAAGGCATCCATAAAAATAAGACAAGTAGTAAAAAGAAAAGGACTAGAAGTTTTTGAGAATGAAAGAATCGAACACCTCGATCAAAACTTTCTGATTACAGATAGAAATCATAAAATTAAATGGAGTCATCTCCTGTCTTTAACAGGACCTGTCGCAAGTCCTCTATTCACAGAAAACATTCTCCTCAAAGACGCTAATGGATTCCTGCTGGTTAAAAACACCTTGCAACACAAACAGTATCCTTTTATTTTTGGAGCTGGCGATTGTGCTACCGTAGAAGAGTATCCTTTACTGCCTAAGAACGGGGTGTATGCTGTGAGACAAGGCCAATTACTAACACAAAATTTAAAACGCTATTTAGAAAACCAGGATTTACTTCCTTTTATTCCACAGAAAAGATTTCTGTCCATCTTATCTACTGGCAACCAAGAAGGACTGCTTACCTATGGACCATTTTATTTACATGGGAAGATACCTTGGAGAATCAAGCACCATATCGACAAACGTTTTATAGATTCTTTTCGCTTCTAA
- a CDS encoding FAD-dependent oxidoreductase, translated as MNIVIVGGSFAGITAVLTAREKYKEATITLIEKEETIGFIPGALYSLLNGEIESLAEAHFTTVEAVKRLNIQVILNAKVENIDTDSQRLTYKKLNRLTVISYDKLILATGSVQNSYQIKGMESNKIIRYKTVEKTRMALELVENNQVFTIVGGGQIGIEMADCLINQKKKVQLIESMNGIVMKYFDQEMVEPLLKEMQDQGVVFYFDETVKEIKEVEEHLILKTQNHAIKSDCAVFALSVKPNVPYLDSKIRCHEDGAIFVDEYLQTSVENVFAIGDAIQMPSSLSDETFYISLINNAVRTGVVVIDNLMKPQTPFIGTARTIGTKVFGYYIASTGMTETESIFFDEEIAVSHVSQPASLFNGKQTINGKLIYNTASGKVLGAQLISKVNILEKINTLSLGIQMGITLNELAQKDYFFHPSWSTVYDITNQLGLMKD; from the coding sequence ATGAATATCGTCATTGTAGGTGGTTCTTTTGCTGGGATAACTGCGGTGCTAACTGCTCGTGAAAAATATAAGGAAGCAACCATTACTCTAATAGAAAAAGAAGAGACTATTGGTTTTATTCCTGGTGCACTCTATTCTCTATTAAATGGGGAGATAGAAAGTTTAGCAGAGGCACACTTTACGACAGTAGAAGCAGTAAAACGATTAAACATTCAAGTCATTTTAAATGCAAAAGTTGAAAATATAGATACAGATAGCCAACGATTAACCTACAAAAAACTGAATCGATTAACCGTTATCTCTTATGATAAACTAATTTTAGCGACAGGGTCTGTTCAAAATTCTTATCAGATTAAAGGAATGGAATCAAATAAAATAATAAGGTATAAAACTGTTGAGAAAACGAGAATGGCACTAGAACTAGTTGAAAACAATCAAGTTTTTACAATAGTCGGTGGGGGTCAAATCGGTATTGAAATGGCAGATTGTTTGATCAATCAAAAGAAGAAGGTCCAATTGATTGAAAGCATGAATGGAATAGTCATGAAATATTTTGATCAAGAAATGGTGGAACCGCTTTTAAAAGAAATGCAAGATCAAGGGGTGGTTTTTTATTTTGATGAAACGGTAAAAGAAATCAAAGAAGTTGAAGAGCATTTGATTCTTAAAACACAAAATCATGCGATTAAAAGTGACTGTGCAGTCTTTGCGTTAAGCGTAAAACCGAATGTTCCTTATCTAGATTCTAAAATACGTTGCCATGAAGATGGAGCTATCTTTGTAGATGAGTATTTACAAACCTCAGTAGAAAATGTTTTTGCAATCGGAGATGCTATTCAAATGCCTTCAAGTTTATCTGATGAAACATTTTACATCTCTTTAATAAATAACGCCGTTCGAACAGGTGTTGTGGTAATAGATAATTTAATGAAACCCCAAACACCTTTTATTGGAACAGCTCGAACAATTGGAACCAAAGTTTTTGGCTATTATATTGCAAGTACAGGGATGACAGAAACAGAAAGTATCTTTTTTGATGAAGAGATTGCAGTTTCTCATGTTTCTCAGCCTGCTTCTTTATTTAATGGAAAACAAACAATCAATGGCAAATTGATTTATAACACTGCTTCAGGGAAAGTATTAGGTGCGCAACTCATTTCTAAAGTCAATATATTGGAAAAGATAAACACTTTATCTTTAGGTATACAAATGGGGATAACATTAAACGAACTTGCCCAAAAGGATTATTTCTTCCATCCCTCGTGGAGTACAGTGTATGACATAACAAATCAACTTGGCTTAATGAAAGACTAG
- a CDS encoding helix-turn-helix domain-containing protein translates to MRILKKLILEGGRITYEELRKDLTITKSSLENYLEEMNDYLEAYQEDCRVDSDGAWLTLFMSNHFSIVTVYKDYLKRSLKYQLIDYIFKHQEFTVVKIISDLSISESSLFRKIKELNGVLKEFNIKIKNGHIHGEELQIRYFYFQVYWFVMNYEELQETVLTNQNQTLINGFEKELDIKISGFSRRRVSLWFTISKKRTSISKKIYKNMVQKMEPYKNDYVNKQVRKLILLYSSRYSIEVEEEESMIHFIFLTTQSVLSEKDFINYDLVRSRRTPTALVDTLLRETVLLYYLPTKPTIVLERKVTFYLSQINGTLYFFEGALEMNDLKDFTAKESEVWGKNLETLSEQLLKTALETIGKANSPVGSLQRLTLLEYSTALSIVDFNISKELLIGIDLNLMDMHAEFLTQTLMLNLKNVIGITVEEYRDHHTYDLVITTNLASHFYSRATEIYIISEFWSKFDMNQIKCRINELKI, encoded by the coding sequence ATGAGAATATTAAAAAAACTCATTCTTGAAGGGGGTAGAATTACTTATGAAGAACTGCGTAAGGACCTTACCATCACCAAATCTTCATTAGAAAATTATTTAGAAGAAATGAACGATTATTTAGAAGCTTACCAAGAAGATTGCCGAGTGGATTCAGATGGAGCCTGGTTAACCTTATTTATGAGCAACCATTTTTCCATAGTGACCGTTTACAAAGACTATCTCAAACGATCGCTAAAATACCAGCTGATTGATTATATTTTTAAACACCAAGAGTTTACAGTAGTTAAAATTATCAGTGATCTTTCTATTAGTGAATCCTCTTTATTTCGGAAAATAAAAGAACTAAATGGTGTGCTCAAAGAATTTAATATTAAAATAAAAAATGGCCATATCCATGGCGAAGAGTTGCAAATTCGTTATTTTTATTTTCAAGTTTACTGGTTTGTAATGAACTACGAAGAACTCCAAGAGACAGTACTAACCAATCAAAATCAAACGTTAATCAATGGTTTTGAAAAAGAGTTAGACATTAAAATAAGTGGTTTTAGTCGAAGGCGTGTCAGCTTATGGTTTACGATTAGTAAAAAACGAACGTCCATTTCAAAAAAAATCTATAAAAATATGGTACAAAAAATGGAGCCATATAAAAATGATTATGTGAATAAACAAGTTCGAAAACTTATCCTGCTTTATTCCAGCCGTTACTCGATTGAAGTCGAGGAAGAAGAAAGTATGATTCATTTTATTTTCTTAACGACTCAGTCAGTCTTATCAGAAAAAGATTTTATTAACTATGATTTAGTTCGCAGCCGCAGAACACCAACAGCATTAGTGGATACTCTTTTAAGAGAAACAGTTCTGTTGTATTATCTGCCAACCAAACCGACTATTGTACTAGAAAGAAAAGTGACTTTTTACCTTTCACAAATTAATGGCACATTGTATTTTTTTGAAGGGGCACTTGAGATGAATGATTTAAAAGACTTTACCGCAAAAGAAAGCGAAGTCTGGGGAAAAAATTTGGAAACCTTATCTGAACAGTTATTAAAGACAGCACTTGAAACAATTGGAAAAGCAAACTCTCCAGTAGGCTCTTTGCAAAGATTAACTTTATTGGAGTATTCAACGGCTCTGTCCATTGTTGATTTCAATATTTCAAAAGAATTGTTGATCGGGATTGATTTGAATTTGATGGATATGCATGCAGAATTTTTGACACAAACACTGATGTTAAACTTAAAAAATGTTATTGGCATTACTGTCGAAGAATACCGCGATCATCACACGTATGACTTAGTTATCACGACAAATTTAGCTTCACATTTTTATTCACGAGCAACAGAAATTTACATTATTTCAGAATTTTGGTCGAAATTCGATATGAATCAAATTAAATGTCGAATCAATGAACTAAAAATATGA